Part of the Streptomyces europaeiscabiei genome is shown below.
GTGCCGGTGGTGAAGACGGCGTCGGCCTCGTCCGCGAGCGGCCCGAGCGCCAGGTCGGTGACCAGGGCCACTTTCAGCCCGGCACCCTGCGCGACGCGCAGCGCGGTCAGCGTCTCGTGCGCGTGTCGGGGCATGGAGAACACCAGCACCCAGGTGCCGCCCGCCTCCCGGGACTGCAGCAGGGCGTCGTAGGCGACCGTGCCGCCCTTCGTCACCAGCCGGACATCGGGGTGGATACGGCGGGCGGCGTACGCGAAGTACTCGGCGAGCGCACCGGAGATCCGCAGGCCCAGCACGGTCAGCGGCGCCGAGTGGGACAGGGCGCGACCGATCTCGATCACCTGGTCGGGGTCGGCGAAGTCGCGCCGCAGGTTCTCCAGGTTCTCGATCTCGGCGTCCACGGCGGCCTGCAGTTCGTTGCTGCGGTCCGCCGCGGAGATGCCCGGGGCGCTGCCGAGGGTGGCGAGCGCGATGGACTGAAGCCGCTCGCGCAGTGCCGGGTAGCCGCTGAAGCCGACAGCCGCGGCGAACCGGGTCACCGAGGGCTGGCTCACGCCGACCCGCTCCGCGAGATCCGTGATCGACAGGAACGCGGCCTCGGTGATGTGCTCGATCAGGTACTGGGCGATCCGCCGCTGCCCGGGGGAGAGCCGGGGGCCGTCGAACAGTTCCCTGAGCCGGGACGTGGGCGACTGCTCGGTCTCCGGGGCCGTCCGCCCGGACGTGATCGCTGATGCCTGCGCACGTGCCTGCTGCGGCGATGGCACCCGCGCGCCTCCTTCGTCTCCCACGAGCACAAAACATAGCCCACGGCCCGTGCGCCCCCGGGCGGACCGACTCACGCCCCCGGGCCGTGGGGCGGGGCGGGGCGGGCGGTGCCGTGGGCGGGGCGCCCTCTCACGCGACCTGCGAGAACCCCGTTTCGGGCACACCATGGGGGTACCCGGGGTACCCGCACCGTGTCGCTCACACGAGGGAGAAGGCCCGTGACCCTGCCCAGTCTGCCCGTGTCCCAGGTCGAGGTCGTGCTCTGCGACTGCTCGGCCCAGGACGCCGAACGTGTCTTCGCCTGTCTGCGCGCCCACTTCGAGACGGACCGGCGTTCCGACGATCCGCCGCACGAGACCGGCACCGATCGGCCGACGATGTGGACCGGCATGTACGACACGGCCGCCGCCGTGCCCTCCGGCGCGGGGGTACACCCCGAGCCGCCCTCCGCGCCCGTCACCGTCGAGGTGCAGGGCAGCCCGCCCGCCGTGCGACTGCTGCGGGAGGCCCTGGAGGAGGCGTACAGCGTCCGCCAGGTGGGCGTGGACGCCGGTGACCAGGAAGTTCAGCTCCAGCTGCGGGTCGAGGGGCGGGAGGGGCGCGGCTGATGACGACTCTGGGGGTGGGGCGCGGGCGTGCCGCGCGGGGTTCGGTGACGGAGGGTGCGGCGCGAGCCGGGCTGACCGCGCGTGGCGTCATCTATCTGCTGGTCGGGGCACTGGCCCTGCAGATCGCCTTCGGCGGAAGCTCGGAGCAGG
Proteins encoded:
- a CDS encoding MurR/RpiR family transcriptional regulator, which encodes MPSPQQARAQASAITSGRTAPETEQSPTSRLRELFDGPRLSPGQRRIAQYLIEHITEAAFLSITDLAERVGVSQPSVTRFAAAVGFSGYPALRERLQSIALATLGSAPGISAADRSNELQAAVDAEIENLENLRRDFADPDQVIEIGRALSHSAPLTVLGLRISGALAEYFAYAARRIHPDVRLVTKGGTVAYDALLQSREAGGTWVLVFSMPRHAHETLTALRVAQGAGLKVALVTDLALGPLADEADAVFTTGTGSRLVFDSYAAPVMMSSALLQAMTDADPERTQARLEAYEQVSEQHQFFLRD